In Nitrospirota bacterium, the following are encoded in one genomic region:
- a CDS encoding aspartate kinase: protein MGLVVHKYGGTSVGTPERIKNVAKRVAAARKKGDDILVVVSAMSGETDRLLKLAHQISNNPDDREVDMLLSTGERVTIALLAMALQDLGLKARSFTGRQVGIITDSVHTKARIEKITAERIYEALKEGIIPVVAGFQGIDDRSDVTTLGRGGSDTTAVALAAALKADACVIFTDVEGVYTTDPNICVSARKLEKVSYEEMLEFASLGAKVLQTRSVEFAMKYNVPVLVCSSFNDKSGTWVTREDHSMEQVEVSGIAFDKNQSKITMTGVPDRPGIASKIFGEIAAANIVVDMIIQNVSQDGLTDISFTVPKGDLKEATLIVSKIAKEIGAGELQTQENIAKVSIVGVGMRSHSGVASKMFSTLASEGINIMMISTSEIKISCVTDSKYTELAVRALHEAFNLGRDPSQNPKAG, encoded by the coding sequence ATGGGTTTAGTTGTCCATAAATATGGCGGGACCTCGGTTGGCACACCGGAGCGGATTAAAAACGTGGCGAAAAGGGTAGCCGCCGCCAGGAAAAAAGGGGATGATATCCTGGTTGTGGTTTCGGCGATGAGCGGAGAAACCGACCGTTTATTAAAACTGGCTCATCAGATTTCAAATAATCCTGACGACAGAGAAGTCGACATGCTCCTTTCGACGGGAGAAAGAGTGACCATCGCGCTTTTGGCCATGGCGCTTCAGGATTTGGGATTAAAGGCCAGATCTTTTACCGGAAGACAGGTCGGCATCATCACCGATAGCGTTCACACAAAAGCGAGGATCGAAAAAATTACCGCTGAACGAATTTATGAGGCCTTGAAGGAAGGAATTATTCCCGTCGTCGCGGGATTCCAGGGAATCGATGACCGGTCGGATGTCACCACTTTGGGAAGAGGGGGCTCGGATACGACCGCGGTTGCTCTGGCAGCCGCTTTAAAAGCCGATGCCTGTGTCATCTTTACCGATGTGGAGGGTGTTTATACGACCGACCCCAATATCTGTGTTTCGGCGCGAAAACTGGAAAAGGTTTCTTATGAAGAAATGCTGGAATTCGCCAGTTTGGGCGCGAAAGTTCTGCAAACGCGTTCAGTCGAATTTGCCATGAAATATAATGTGCCGGTTCTCGTTTGTTCAAGCTTTAACGATAAGAGCGGTACATGGGTTACCCGAGAGGATCATTCAATGGAACAGGTTGAGGTTTCTGGAATCGCTTTTGACAAAAATCAATCAAAAATTACGATGACGGGGGTCCCGGACCGGCCGGGAATTGCTTCTAAAATATTTGGGGAAATTGCGGCTGCGAATATTGTCGTTGATATGATCATCCAGAATGTGAGTCAGGATGGTTTAACCGACATTTCCTTTACGGTTCCCAAAGGCGACTTAAAGGAAGCGACTTTGATTGTCTCTAAAATCGCGAAGGAAATCGGGGCCGGAGAGCTGCAAACTCAGGAAAATATCGCGAAAGTTTCAATCGTAGGGGTCGGAATGCGGTCTCATTCGGGTGTTGCCTCAAAAATGTTTTCCACACTGGCTTCCGAAGGGATCAATATTATGATGATCAGCACGTCGGAAATTAAAATCTCCTGTGTGACCGATTCAAAATATACCGAACTGGCCGTCAGAGCCTTACATGAAGCGTTTAACCTTGGAAGGGATCCCTCCCAGAACCCGAAAGCGGGATAA